The segment ACTTCATAGAAgttccatttattcaaaataaaatgtaaagtaCAGTCAAATTTTTTTATCTCGATCTAGATgagactgtttaaaaacttcgagatatccaagTAATCGAGATATCGAGGATAAACTATTTAAAAagtaagtggttgggacttacaaataacttcgacatatccattgtattcgaaaTATCAGTGTACGAGATATCTAAGTTATACTTGGTACGATGTTGATCAATTAAAACAGCAAGAGCGTCTAATTAAATCTAAAATGACGTTTGATCGGCATCAAGATAAATCGTCATCCTTCACTTTCTACATTTTGGTTTATTGGTTATGTagggaatttttattttttataatttttttctctataaatccatttctattttatgCACTGAGCTTGACACGTGTTAACAGATTAAATAACTTGCTCCCATCAATACCAGAACCCCGTCTGGCGTGATTTGTGATGCCTCCACTGTCgctatcatatatatatatgcaaagcTGCAAAAATGTATACCATGCGCTTAAATTTTGGTACGGTAGACTTGTGAAATGTTGAACATCAATCAAACGCCACgtggtcgtcaccggaagtagCCAATATACAGAAATACGCGTGTCTTATATGTTCTATTTACACAAgagtattttatttacaaatcataTATACATCTATCAGATAAAGTCTTTGGTTTTTGGAATTCCGAGCGCGGTCAATTCTTTGATGTTGTTGGCTCAGTTTTGGGAAGCCTGGGTATAACCCATCATATCGCGTGTTTACGGACACTGTTTGTGTTTAGTTTGTACTGAGCTCTTTAATCAtgtgccggggggggggggggtcttcaaCACCAGAAATTGAATGAGTTCAATACAGTTATAAACATATTGATTACAAAACTTACTGATCAATGAACCGTGCACGacattaaattatattaaatatctcAGAAGCAACCTTGGTAGATCACACATGCTAGCTGATTCGTTACTAATGTAAGCGTTTTATCTAAGCGGAATCAATTTGTCTCATACAGAATTATAACGCGTTCATTTTGTGCGTTTTATTTTACCTTGTATCTTGCCCAAAGCAGTTTACATCATATTATCTCGCTCGTGATCGTTCTTTCTCTTTCATTTTGCTtgtgttttatgttttgttCTATTTATAGTTGGAATAATTTGTCAAATTCAACCTTTCCTTTAAAGCAAAatctactttaaaaaaatgataacattgtactgaaatatttttgaagttgACGAAATTTTACTGagtttaaattacaattaaaacttttattgaaTTAGTTTTGAACCATAAATTGAACTTTCATAAAAGGGCACACGACATAGAACTACAATTTCATATCGAAGGGTTTTGAACTTGCAAAATCATTTTCTAATAAAAACTGAGGAACCACATTACAATATAATAgactaatttttttaacatataaacgTCGCAAAATGGAGAATCCTGTgccattgtatacatgtacctgggtGAGCTTATCCCCGGCGACCTCCCGTGTCAGTGTGTTGGGCTTCCCCTTGTCGTCCGCCGGTACATTGTTAATCAGGATTTTACCGTCACTGAAGGACATCGTAGACtgacaataaattaaaacaattcagAAACCTGATCaattgtcaatttttaaaaaattgcatatttacaattaaaataatcaagctAAAGTTTGGTTAGAAAAGGAGTTGAACAATGTGTATCATGAATACAGAACACTTTGTATAACTAGCATCTGTATCATGTATACAGAACAATTTGTATGATCCCGATCCATCCGTATTTGAGAACATAAATTTGATGTAATCAATTACAAATAACTTCATTGAAGCATTTAAAAGATATCTTGTTCATTTGTCTAGAatgattgttttgaatttattcGAGCTAATAATATCGTTTGATTGAGAAAAATACCCAAAGGTTAAATCAATTAGGTACAAAGGTGCAGTTTACACCAATCAATGCATTAATCTTGTCTGTATGATCTGTTTTCCTTGATTCAGATCCGATTCTAACCCTGACCTAGGTTCTGAGTGTTAGATGTTACCTTGTACTTCCGGTCGTGTTCCACGATGTCGGTTTCCTCCCCTAGTTTGTGCCGGGAGTGAAGGTCTTTGATCGGGGTTTTCCTGGTGACGACCACCTCGTCACCTTGCACCTCGATCACCATTGTAGGTTTCATGGCTGACGCCATTTTCTTCATCAGGAATCCTACACCTTTAATCagaatgtaaataatgtaaggCGGTACGACATGAAGGTCACGTTGTGCATTCATAATAATTCAAATTGTCAAGGTCTCGGGTCGCTGTGTGCGGAACAGCTAGGGGGCGGACAGCGATGATAGGTATCAGTATAGAACACACTCTGCTCTCTCTGACATGTGTACCGACTGTAGTCAGTCAGACAGAAACGTGTGTCTGTCTTTGCCCACTATTCTGTATCTGTAATATGGCAGTGACGTCAAAACAAAATgtgtaatgaaaaatatattggtcgTCCGTTTGTTTGTCGGGGTTTGTCTCTCTGTCCGCTTAGTTCTCTGTctatttgtctgtctgtctgtctgtctggtTTCTGGTTGTCATTCCATCTGTCTGGTTGTCTGTCTTTTTGTCTGTCttcgtccgtctgtctatcCGTCTGACTGCATCTGTTGTCGAGATTGCTTTGTTTGCTGTACAATTCTTTATTTGTCTGCCTGTTGTCCGAATgtactttaattttgatttcattagTTACACTTTTTTATTCATACATTGGGCATCATTAATAATGCTAATTTAACATCATTACGAGGTCACATGTCCTCTCGTCTGGTTTAAAATTACactaatatttacataattatactcATTAATGCCAAGAATTACATGCATATGCtgagcaattttttttcttacggtTTCAATTTGAGAAACACATGCTCCCGTGAACCCAGAAATATGACAGTTAAATTAATCTACAACATGCCCAGGCACTGATATCGAAGCTCTGTGGCCTCGACCAGCGTTATTAATGACAAATGAAGTGATGTCAAGGGGtcccgagtaaaaataaacactGGTTATATCGGGGAGGGTGAATGCGTCCCGGAGAATGCGGCCTGGCAAATAAGACGACTCCCGGCCTTTGTCAGAAGATCGTTCC is part of the Magallana gigas chromosome 3, xbMagGiga1.1, whole genome shotgun sequence genome and harbors:
- the LOC105341422 gene encoding fatty acid-binding protein, heart; the encoded protein is MALQELSEKFGGTWKMESEENIAKYLEAMGVGFLMKKMASAMKPTMVIEVQGDEVVVTRKTPIKDLHSRHKLGEETDIVEHDRKYKSTMSFSDGKILINNVPADDKGKPNTLTREVAGDKLTQTYTVEDIVATVSFRKI